Proteins from a single region of Pseudopedobacter saltans DSM 12145:
- a CDS encoding ATP-dependent DNA helicase, producing MAISQALTSAFPHYPNQGQMGLFLKLEQFIQDRNQDTCFVLKGYAGTGKTTVISTLVKVLKKYKINVVLLAPTGRAAKVLSSYSGEQASTIHRRIYRKKSSVNVDAGFSLAPNLSKNTLFLVDESSMISDERNDFSGNSLLDDLILYVYNEQNNRIIFIGDTAQLPPVHAENSPALSMDFLKGFGFDIYSQELTEVVRQEKESGILYNATKIRDQIRDQPTYKFPKLNTSKYKDVYRMNGDKIIEGLNYAYDKYGLENALVVCRSNKNANVYNQHIRNQILWREDEITGGDLIMVVKNNYYWMPEEKGGFIANGEIAKITKVKNIREMYGFRFADAQIEFQDTENYTLECKVLLDTLYTDSPSLPYDDQKRLYSEILTDYADLPRRKQIEELKKDPYYNALQIKFSYAVTCHKSQGGQWEAVFVDQGYLNEEMLNKELLRWLYTATTRATKELFFVNFNDKFF from the coding sequence ATGGCAATTTCACAGGCTTTAACCAGTGCTTTTCCACATTATCCCAATCAGGGGCAAATGGGATTGTTTCTCAAACTCGAGCAATTTATTCAAGATCGTAACCAGGATACTTGCTTCGTATTGAAAGGATATGCCGGTACCGGAAAAACGACTGTAATCAGCACCTTAGTTAAGGTTTTAAAAAAATATAAGATAAATGTAGTCTTGCTGGCACCAACCGGTCGGGCCGCTAAGGTGCTGTCATCTTATTCGGGAGAACAGGCTTCTACTATCCATCGTAGAATTTATCGAAAAAAGAGTTCGGTAAATGTGGATGCGGGTTTCTCCTTGGCGCCTAACTTAAGCAAGAATACGTTATTTCTCGTAGATGAATCTTCCATGATAAGCGATGAGCGAAATGATTTCAGTGGGAATAGCTTGTTGGACGATTTGATACTTTACGTATATAATGAACAAAACAATCGGATAATATTTATAGGCGATACCGCGCAGCTTCCACCTGTTCATGCAGAGAATAGTCCCGCACTGTCAATGGATTTTCTTAAAGGTTTTGGATTTGATATTTATAGCCAGGAGCTAACAGAAGTAGTTCGTCAGGAGAAAGAATCAGGTATATTATATAATGCAACTAAAATTCGTGATCAGATAAGAGATCAACCTACTTATAAATTTCCTAAGCTAAATACCAGTAAGTACAAGGATGTATACCGGATGAATGGAGATAAAATTATAGAAGGGCTGAATTATGCTTATGATAAATATGGATTGGAAAACGCTTTGGTTGTTTGCCGGTCTAATAAAAATGCAAATGTGTATAATCAGCATATACGAAATCAGATTCTGTGGCGCGAGGATGAAATTACGGGGGGCGATTTGATAATGGTTGTGAAAAATAATTATTATTGGATGCCGGAAGAGAAAGGCGGGTTTATAGCTAACGGTGAAATAGCCAAAATAACCAAGGTAAAGAATATTCGGGAAATGTACGGATTTCGTTTTGCAGATGCGCAGATTGAATTTCAGGATACGGAAAACTATACGCTGGAATGTAAAGTGCTGTTAGATACGCTTTATACTGATTCACCAAGTTTACCTTATGATGATCAAAAAAGACTTTATTCTGAAATACTAACGGATTATGCCGATTTACCAAGAAGAAAGCAGATAGAGGAATTAAAGAAAGATCCATACTATAACGCCCTGCAAATAAAATTTTCCTATGCAGTAACCTGTCACAAATCTCAGGGTGGACAGTGGGAGGCTGTTTTTGTTGATCAAGGTTATTTAAATGAAGAAATGCTAAATAAAGAATTACTAAGATGGCTTTATACAGCAACAACCCGGGCAACTAAGGAATTATTCTTTGTGAATTTCAACGATAAGTTTTTTTAG
- the hemA gene encoding glutamyl-tRNA reductase, translated as MKTLKVIAFTHKHIELEKLGCLVLCSDAIDSVLTSVRHKFGIPEIFYLGTCNRVEFVFTSDHTLDKDFALSFVKAFHKENVLDDKILNSLIEDSNIYEGEEALNHLMRVSSSLESLVVGEKEILAQVRKAYETCRERGFTGDFLRLIMSRVVKTAKEIYTYTNISKNPISVVSIAYRKLRSLNINPNSRILIIGAGETNQNISKYLKKHKYHNFSVFNRTLSKAQALAEVLGGSAYDLEALKTYKEGFDIIITCTGSVDPIVTNELYTSLLAGEAGKKVVVDLAVPNDVSPEVMENNHLDYIEVKTLQDIADQNLKERYQELINGEAIIEQNIKEFWPILKQRRVEIAMREVPEKIKEIRSRALNDVFVNEINSLDDNSREVLEKVMAYMEKKYISVPMVIAKDILVKHS; from the coding sequence TTGAAGACCTTAAAAGTTATAGCATTTACTCATAAACACATTGAATTGGAAAAATTGGGGTGTTTAGTTTTATGTAGTGATGCTATTGATAGTGTACTTACCTCTGTTCGACATAAGTTTGGAATTCCTGAGATATTTTATCTGGGAACTTGTAATAGGGTTGAATTTGTTTTCACATCTGATCATACTCTAGATAAAGACTTTGCATTATCTTTTGTGAAAGCATTCCATAAAGAGAATGTTTTAGACGATAAGATTTTGAACTCTTTAATTGAAGACAGTAATATCTACGAAGGGGAAGAAGCCCTGAATCATTTGATGCGAGTTTCAAGTTCTTTGGAAAGCCTTGTTGTTGGTGAGAAGGAAATACTGGCTCAGGTAAGGAAAGCTTACGAGACATGTAGAGAGAGAGGATTTACCGGGGATTTTCTTCGATTGATAATGAGTAGGGTAGTAAAGACCGCAAAAGAGATCTATACCTACACCAATATTTCAAAAAATCCTATCTCTGTAGTTTCTATAGCCTATAGAAAATTAAGATCCTTAAATATTAATCCTAATAGTCGGATTTTGATTATAGGTGCGGGAGAAACAAATCAGAATATCTCTAAATATCTGAAAAAACATAAATATCACAACTTTTCTGTATTTAACAGGACGCTTAGTAAAGCCCAGGCGCTAGCAGAAGTGTTGGGAGGGAGTGCTTACGATCTGGAAGCTCTAAAAACATATAAGGAGGGGTTTGATATCATTATCACCTGTACGGGTTCTGTGGATCCTATTGTAACCAATGAGCTTTATACATCTTTATTGGCTGGGGAAGCAGGTAAAAAGGTTGTAGTTGATCTGGCTGTTCCAAATGATGTATCGCCTGAAGTAATGGAAAACAATCACCTGGATTATATTGAGGTTAAGACATTACAGGATATAGCAGATCAAAATCTTAAGGAACGCTATCAGGAACTGATAAACGGTGAAGCTATTATAGAACAGAATATCAAAGAATTCTGGCCGATTTTAAAACAAAGAAGAGTGGAGATTGCGATGAGAGAGGTTCCTGAAAAGATTAAAGAAATTCGTTCGCGAGCTCTAAACGATGTTTTCGTTAATGAGATTAATAGTTTAGATGATAATTCCCGAGAGGTTTTAGAGAAGGTAATGGCATACATGGAAAAGAAATATATTAGTGTGCCTATGGTGATCGCTAAGGATATCTTAGTAAAGCACTCTTAA
- a CDS encoding DUF3822 family protein: MERNIQIKSADFDESKPLQLLLEINQDSYNYALIDENSSLKTIGSSTSNLESADFLNLNLSNIKISYFSKSFSIVPSNFEQEISSFKNLMEINSERETFNTCALNSEALVVYTINIARQQALYDLFQNFALFPQINPLWQGSRDNGVYVNIRGSYAEVLITKNSALNFYNIFEFKSDNELQYFLILILQQKAIDGKKERVYISGDISEDFLTFQRLKTLIPLLSIRKPETNIKIDQEFNNADIQRYFSLLNLISCG, from the coding sequence ATGGAAAGAAATATACAGATTAAATCGGCAGATTTTGATGAATCAAAACCGCTTCAATTGTTGTTAGAAATCAATCAGGATTCTTACAACTATGCTTTAATTGATGAGAATAGCTCTTTGAAAACTATCGGCAGCAGTACATCTAATTTAGAAAGTGCTGATTTTTTGAATCTCAATTTATCAAATATTAAAATCAGTTATTTTTCTAAATCTTTCTCTATCGTTCCCTCCAATTTTGAACAGGAGATCTCTTCTTTTAAAAATCTAATGGAGATTAATTCTGAAAGGGAAACTTTTAATACATGTGCTTTAAATAGTGAAGCTCTTGTAGTTTATACTATAAATATAGCGAGACAACAAGCTCTTTATGATTTATTTCAGAATTTTGCACTTTTCCCTCAGATTAATCCATTATGGCAAGGTTCCAGGGACAATGGTGTATATGTAAATATAAGAGGTTCTTATGCTGAAGTTCTTATTACTAAAAATTCTGCGCTGAATTTTTATAACATATTCGAATTTAAAAGCGATAACGAACTACAATATTTTCTGATACTTATTCTTCAGCAAAAGGCAATTGACGGAAAAAAAGAAAGAGTTTATATCAGTGGAGATATTTCCGAAGATTTTTTGACTTTCCAAAGGTTAAAAACGCTTATCCCACTTTTAAGCATAAGAAAACCTGAAACCAATATAAAGATTGATCAAGAGTTTAATAACGCAGATATTCAACGTTATTTTTCACTTTTAAATCTCATATCATGCGGATAA
- the rsmD gene encoding 16S rRNA (guanine(966)-N(2))-methyltransferase RsmD produces MRIIGGTLKGRRFNPPKNLPVRPTTDMAKEALFNIIQNKVDIEGLNVLDLFSGTGNISLEFASRNAAKITSVDLNYGCVNYLKNTAKECNLNQIKVTKGNVFKFLSTETAQYDFIFADPPYDISKIPDIARLVFERNLLTENGILVVEHQSLQNLEGHPNFVEKRKYGYSTFSFFENKNSSNNI; encoded by the coding sequence ATGCGGATAATAGGCGGAACACTAAAGGGAAGGCGGTTTAATCCTCCCAAAAATTTACCCGTAAGGCCAACCACAGATATGGCTAAAGAAGCTTTATTTAACATCATACAGAATAAAGTAGATATTGAAGGCCTGAACGTATTGGATTTATTTAGTGGCACGGGAAATATATCCTTAGAATTTGCTTCGAGAAATGCTGCTAAAATTACATCTGTTGATTTAAACTATGGATGTGTAAATTATTTAAAAAACACGGCAAAGGAATGTAATCTGAACCAGATTAAGGTAACAAAAGGAAATGTTTTCAAGTTCTTATCTACAGAAACTGCACAATATGATTTTATTTTTGCAGATCCACCTTATGATATTTCGAAAATTCCTGATATCGCGAGGTTGGTATTTGAGCGAAATCTGCTGACTGAAAATGGAATTTTGGTAGTGGAGCATCAAAGTTTGCAGAATTTGGAAGGTCATCCAAACTTCGTCGAAAAAAGAAAATATGGCTATTCTACATTTAGCTTTTTCGAAAACAAAAATTCATCAAACAATATTTAA